Within Sorangiineae bacterium MSr11367, the genomic segment TTTTGGCTCCTCTTCCTGCCGTGGCAGTCGGCGGCGCTCGAGCGCTTCATCACCGACTACGACGGCGCCGTCCCCGAAGGCGCCGCGCCCAATTGGGTCCTCGGTAACCACGATGTGCCGAGGCCGGCCACCCGGCTCGGTGCCGCGCAAGCACGGGCCGCCATGGTGCTCCTGCTCACGTTGCGCGGCGCGCCCGTCGTCTACTACGGCGACGAACTCGGCATGCCCAACGTGCCCATCCCGCCCGAGCGGATCCAGGATCCATGGTCGGCCGCGCTGCCGGGCGGCGGTCGCGATCCGGCGCGGACACCGATGCGGTGGACGCGCGGCCCCAACGCAGGCTTCTGCCCGGAGCACGCCATGCCGTGGCTTCCCGTTGGAGACGAGCTCGAGGCCATCAACGTGGAAGACCAGCGGCACGATCCCGGCTCGATGCTCGCCCTCACGAAGGCCCTGCTCGCACTTCGTCGTGCGTGCCCTGCCCTGCGCGGCGGAAACCTGCGCTGCCTCCAAGGCCCGCCGGGCGCCGTCGTCTTCTCGCGCGTTCACGACGACGAGCGCTTTCTGGTCGCGATCAACACCACGGCGGCCCCCGTCGAGGTGCCGTTGCCAGCCGGCACCTCTGGCATCGTGCGGATCTCCAGCGCGATGGATCGCACGGGCACCTGCACGACGTTGCCGCTCCGCGCCCACGAAGCGTGCGTCCTCGAATGGATCCCCCGCTCGTGACACGCGGCCCCGTCACGTGGCTGATGTACGCAGGCCTCGGCTATTTCAATTACCTGACGTGCGCGATGGGCCCTGCCCTACCGTTGCTCCGCGGCGAGCTGGCCATTTCGTACACCGTCAGCAGCCTTCACTTCACGGCGCTCGCGGTGGGTCTCATCCTCTCGGGCAGCCTGGCCGATCGCGCCATGGGGAAGCTCGGGCGCCGGGTCACATTTTGGCTGGGCATCGCCGGGCTGGCGGGCGCAGGTCTGATCATTGCATCGGGCACGCACGCCGCCGTCACCATCGGCGGTGGGCTGGCCATGGGCATCTTCGGCGGCACCACGCTCTCGATGACCTCGACGGTCCTCAGCGAAGTTCACGGCGCGCACCAAGCCGCGGCACTCGCCGAAGCCAACGTCGTGGCCAGCGCCGCGGGTGCGTTCGCACCGTTGCTCGTGGGGTGGCTCGCCACCGCAACGAGCTGGCGCGCCGCGTTCGTTCTCCCCGCGGCGGTGGGCGCGATCGCCCCCGTCGCGTTCGTCGCACTTCGCCGCATGCAGCTTCCCGAACCGCGGCCGAACGATGCCGAGCGTGCACCGCACGCGCGTGCACTCGGGCTCGCCTACTGGACGTTCTGGTCCGTCCTCGTCCTCGTCGACTGCATCGAATTTTCGATGGCCGCGTGGGCGTCGAGCTACCTTCGCGATGCCGGCGGCTTTTCCGCAGCCTCCGCCGCGACCGCCGCCAGCCTCTTTCTCATCGGGATGCTCGTCGGGCGCGCCGCAGGCACCCGCCTGCTGCTCGTGGGCGCCAAGCCGCGCGCACTCCAGAAGCTCGCGCTCCTCACCACCATCGCCGCCTTTCTCCTGTTTCGCTTGGGCCCCACCCCATCGCTCACGCTCGCGGGGCTGCTGCTCACCGGCGTGGGCGTCGCCAACCTATGGCCGCTCGCCCTGTCGCTCGCATTGGGTGCCGCGCGCGGTGCGAGCGATGCCGCCGCCTCGCGTGCATCGCTCGCCGCGGGCGTCGGTGCCTTCAGCGCCCCCCTGGCCCTCGGTGCCGCCGCCGATGCCCTCGGAATCGCCACCGCCTACTGGCTCGTCGTTCCGCTCGTCGTCGCCGCGTGGCTCCTCGTCGCAAAGACTCCGTAGGCGGTATTCCTATTTCACGCCGTGCATGGCCCGTCGAATCCAAGGTGTCAGTACGAGGTAGAACACGCCGGCCGCCACCCCCGCGCAAGCCATGAGCCGAAACAGATCGCCGTATTTCGCGGCCGCGGCCGCCCAATCCATCGCCTCGCCCGCCGGTACCTCGATGGAGGCGAGCCTCGCGAACTGTGCCGCCAGCACCTCCGAGTACGCGGTGGCGAGCCAGAACGCCCCCATCATGAGGCCCACCACCCGGCCGACGGACAATTGCGTCACGGCGGAGAGGCCAATGGGCATGACCGCCAGCTCGCCCACTTCGAGCACTGCGTACGCAAGCGCGAGCCACCACACGCTGGCCGGCTGGCCGGGCTGCGCCGCGCGGACGGCGGCCATCATCGGGACGAACGAGGCCCCCGCGAGCGCGAGTCCGATGGCCATCTTGGCCGGCTTGCTCGGATTGAGGCCGCGACGCTCCAGCCACGGCCACAGCCAGGAGAAGATCGGCGAGAAGAACACGAGCCAAAACGCGCCCAAAAAGGTGAGCGATCCCGCCGTCTGCGCCACGAGAACGATGTCATGCATGGTCGCCACGACCAGGCCCACGGCCATCAACGCGCCCAACCCCTTCGCCACGCCCCGCCGACCGCGATCGCTCGCCACGAGGGCCGCCACCATCAAGGGCGGGCTCGCGCCCAACGAAAAGATGGCCCACGGCAAGGACGGCGTGCCCCGCGTCACCGTGAAGAAGTCCTTCGTCATGAGCCGATCGGAGAACGTGAGCCACGAGCTGTAGGTCTGCTCGTACAGGACGAAGAAGATCAACACGCCGACGAGCAGCGCGGCGAGTGCAAGCATTTGCTCGCGTTCGACCTTGGTGCACTTCGTGGCGATGAACCATACGAACCAAACGACGAGAAAAGCCCCGATGATGTGCATCGTGCCGTGCACGGTCCACGTGCGCTGGATCAATTGCCAGACGAGGAGCACGCCCAGGCCGGCGCCAAGGTAAATGGCCCATTCGCGGCTCACCGGTCCGACGCGCTCGCGAAGCTTTGCAGGATCCCGCGGTTCGGCGTGGCCTTCGAGGTATTTCTGCCCCCAGAGGAACATGCATAGACCCGCGAGCATGCCGACGCCGGCGGCGCCAAAGCCGTATTTCCAGCCGTAGGTCTCGCCGAGAAAGGCACAAATGAGCGCCGAGAGCATGGCCCCGACGTTGATGCCCGCATAAAAGACGGTAAACCCGGAATCGCGCCGCGGATCGCCGTCGGAATAGAGCTTTCCAACGATGGTGGAGATGTTCGGTTTGAGAAACCCGACGCCCATGATGATGAGCGCCAGCGACAGGTAAAACACCTGCAGCGCCGTATCATCGCGGTGGACGACGCCGTTCACCAGGCGCGCTGGCTCACCTTCGTAGGCCATCCCCAGATGGCCGAGCACCAGGAGGACGCCGCCGAAGACCACCGCCTTGCGCATTCCCAGGTAGCGGTCGGCGAGGAGGCCGCCCAACACCGGCACCGCGTAGACCAAGCCGCCGTAAGCCCCGAGGACGTCGTACCCCGCGTCGTCCCCGAAAAGGTGGAACTTGAGGAGGTACAGCAGCAACAGCGCCTTCATTCCGTAGAACGAAAAGCGCTCCCACATCTCGGTGAAGAAGCAGACGAAGAGCCCCTTGGGGTGGCCTAAAAATTCATCCTGAGGGCGAGCGGCCGATGCGGAAGGCATGTTCCGCCGTTATAAGGGCAGCCGTCCACGACAGCATGTCAAAAGGAGATCTCAGCGACGATCGTACGTATAGACGTGGTCGCCAGTGATGAGCAAAAACTGCCCGTCCGTCGCGGTGAACTCGGCCCGGATGTCGCCCGAGAAGGCATCTCCGCATCGATCGGTGCGCGAAAGCTTCGTCTCGCTCGGCAGGGTGTAGGCGTACGAAGAGAATTGGTCCCGCCCATCCCGCCGCCCGACGACGCGCATCGTCCCTGCCTGGATCACCAGCGTCTGGCTGAGCGTGTCCGGCGAGCCATTTTGCGGCCGCGTGATGTACGTGGTGTACGCCGTGAGGTGGTAAATGCCCTCGTGGATCGTGCCGCCGCGCGCCGCGGGCGTCTCGCCCATGACGATCACCTCTTGGATGGTGGGGCCATCGTTGGTGTGGGCCACACATGGATCTTGGCCGGCATCGGATCCGTTCGGAGGGTTCGAGTTCGAATCCCCACACCCGAGTGCCATGACGCAGACAAACGCCGCCAACGAGGTTCGCATGCGCGCCGCATCAGCAGGATTTGGACCGCTATTCTCTCGCGGCAAACGCGCGCCGTTCACGGCGGACCACCGTGACGCCGTGATCGCGGGAACGAGGGTTTCCCGCCTTACGGTGTGCGGCGCAGCTCGGGGTTTGCCGCCGCGATGCCCACCACCAGGAGGGCGATGAAGCTCCCATGAAGGGCGATCGCAACACCCGGGTCGAAGGCCTTGGCGAGCAACCCGAGGGAGAGGCCGCCCACCGGGGTGATGCCCCAGGGCAAGTTGTAGACGCTCATGACGCGCCCGCGGTACGCCTCGTCGGTGATGCGTTGAACCAACGTGGCGTTGAGCGTCGAGAAGATCGATTCAACAGCGCCAATGGCCACGAGCAGGGCGACCAATACGAGAAAAGGCTTCGAGACGGCAAAGGTCATCAGCCCCGCACCAAAGGCCCCCGCCGAAACGAGGAGCGCTCGACCGCGCCTCGCCGTTCGCAGGCTCATGGACGAGAAGATGGCGCCGAGGATCGCTCCGACTCCGACGGCGCTATGCAGAAGACCGAGGGTCTCCTCGTTCGAACCTACGGCCGCACGTTCGGCAAGGATGGGGAACAACGTGGTGAACGGCAACCCGAACACGACGGGAATACCCTCCAACACGAGAAGGGTGCGCAGAAGCCGGCGACCGAGGATGTAGCGGTATCCCTGGAGGGTGCTCTGCAGCCACGAGTCCCCGGGCTTCGATGGCTCGGGAGGAATCGCGGTTCGGCGAAACGCGGTGAGCACCGAGGGAAGAAAGGCCGCCGCCGTGACGAAGAAGCACCCCGCCGCGCCGATGCGCGGTAAGAGCACGCCCGCAACCGCCGGCCCGAGCACGCCGGCGAGGATCCACGCGCCCGACGAAAGCGCAACGGCGCTGTCCAGGGATTCCGGACGGACCAACTTGGGGACGATGGCCAGGCGCACCGTCCAGTCGAAGCTCCCGATGGAGCCCGCCGCCAGGGCAAAGACGAGAAGCAGCGGCGGCGAGATGCTGCCGGTGAGAATGGTGATCGCCAAGAGCAACGCGTTGAGCCCGTGCAGCGCTTGGGTGACGAGCAACACCTTGCCGCGATCCACACGGTCGACCAGCGCCCCCGCGAATGGCCCGAGGACCAGCCCCGGAAGGCCGACCATGGCGTAGACGCCGCCGAGCCACACGGACGAATGTGTCAATTCGTTGACGAGCCAGCCGCGCACGACGATGCCCATCATGTGGCCGGAAAGCGAGATGACGATTCCGCACCAATATGCCGCAAACCGCAGCTCTCGCAGCGCCGGAGGAATCATCATGTGCGCCCAGCATAGCCCGGAGCTGTCTCGTTCGATGGATCGTCTGCCAATCTATTGGAGCAATGCTACCGTTTTGCTCGCGGCCGGCTCGGAAGGCACTTGCTCCGGTAGCCAATGGGCGAAGTTCGGATTACCGTCCCACCATGTTCGACGCGTCTTTACCGAGGCCCCTCCCCGCCAACGAACCGGTGCTCAACTACGCGCCAGGCTCGGCCGAACGTGCCGCCTTGAAGGCACGGCTGGCCAGCATGGCCAGCGAGCGCCCCGATGTGCCGCATGTCGTCGCAGGCAAAGCGCTGCGGGACGGCGAGGTGTACGAGGTTCGTGCGCCGCACGACCACAGCCTTCTCGTCGCCACGTGCCACGATGGCGGGGCCGCGGTGGCGACCAAGGCGATTGACGCAGCGCTCGCCGCCGCGCCCGCATGGGCCGCCACCTCGTTCGAGGAGCGCGCCCGCATCTTCACGCGCGCCGCCGAGTTGCTCGCGGGCCCGTGGCGTTCGGTCCTCAACGCGGCCACCATGCTCGGCCAGAGCAAGACCGCGTACCAGGCCGAGATCGACGCCGCGTGCGAGCTCATCGATTTTCTGCGCTTCAACGTGGCGTACGCCTCGCGGTTGGCAGAGCAGCCCATCTCGCCGCCCGGCATTTCCAACGCGCTCGAGCTTCGTCCGCTCGAGGGCTTCGTGCTCGCCATCACGCCGTTCAACTTCAGCGCCATCGCGGGGAACCTTCCCTCCGCGTGCGCGCTGATGGGCAACGTCGTGGTGTGGAAGCCGGCCGAGAACCAGAGCCTCGCCGCGTACCACACGATGCGTCTTTTCGAAGCCGCCGGTTTGCCGCCCGGCGTCATCAACGTCGTCTACGGCAACGGCGCCACCATCGCCGGCACCTGCCTCGCGCGGCCCGAGCTCGCGGGCGTGCACTTCACCGGTTCGACCACGGTGTTCCAATCCATCTGGCGCACCGTCGGAGAAAGCGTGGCGCGCTACCGCACGTACCCGCGCCTCGTCGGCGAAACCGGCGGCAAGGACTTCGTGCTCGCGCACCCTTCGGCCGAGGTCGAAGCGCTGGCCGTCGGCCTGGTGCGCGGCGCCTTCGAGTTCCAGGGGCAGAAGTGCTCGGCCGCATCCCGCGCGTACATCCCGCGTTCGATCTGGCCGAAGGTGCGGGACTTGGCCATCGATCACATCAAGCAAATCCGCATGGGCGACGTGACCGACTTCCGCAACTTGATGGGCGCGGTCATCAACGAGCGCGCGTGGACGCGCCTCTCCGGCTGGCGCGATCGCCTGGCCAGCGATCCTAAGGCGAAGATCCTCGCCGGCGACGGCTGGTCGCGTGAAAAGGGCTGGTTCTGCGGCCCCACCTTGGTCGAAGTTTCCGATCCGGGCCACGCCCTCTTGGCCGAGGAGCTCTTCGGCCCCGTGCTCGGTGTCCACGTCTACGACGACGCCGGCGACGGCTTCGAGGCCGCCCTCGATCTGGTCGATCGCACGAGCCCCTACGCCCTCACCGGCGCCATCTTCTCCCGCGACCGCTCCGCCGTTGCCAAGGCAACCACCCGCCTCCGCCAGGCTGCCGGCAATTTCTACATCAACGACAAGCCCACCGGCGCCGTCGTCGGCCAGCAGCCCTTCGGCGGCTCCCGCGCCTCGGGCACCAACGACAAAGCCGGCAGCGCCTACAACCTCCTGCGCTGGGCCAGCCCCCGGACCATCAAAGAAACCTTCGTCCCCCCCACGACCGTTCCCTACCCGTCCATGTCCGAAGAGTGATCACCGGCGCGAGATGGACACCGTCGAGGCGGTGTCCAGGCGCAGGTCGGGGGTCTTGATGGATAGGAGGCCACCGCGATCGGCGGGGTCGAAGTACCAACCGTCGGGGGCCGCGTCGTAGGCGGCCTTCGTACGGTGGCGCGGGAGCGGCGTGCCGGCCATGTCGATGCGGGTGGCCGGCGATGCGGTGTGGAGGGTCAGCTCGTAGTGGCGGCTTTCCGGCTTTCCCGTGTAGTCGCCTTGGCTCGCGCCCAGGGAAACGACGAGGCCTCCGTTCGACGAAACGTCGACGGCGATGCGCTGCTTGGCAAACTTGCCGTCGATGTATTGGCGGGTCAGACCGTCGTCCTCGTAAAGGGTGAACGACGAACGCTGGCCCGGGGCGGGCGGGTAAATGTCGAAGGCGAACGGCCCGGTCGACACCTCGCGGAAGTGCAGTTTCTGCGGCCACATGGGCACGATCGAACCAGCGCGCACGAAGAGCGGCAACGTATCGAGCGGCGCCGGGTAATTGTCCACGGTCACCGGCCCCTTGCGAACCGCGCCCGTCCAGTAGTCGACCCACGTATCCGCCGGCAGGTAAATCCCGCTCCGCGTGGTCGCATTTTCGGTGACCGGCGCGACCAAAAACGCGTCGCCCGCCATGAACTCCTGGCTCGTCGTGTTGTCGCGCACCTTGGCATCCTTGGGATACTCGAGCACCAGCGCGCGCGTGCTGGGAACGCCGGTCTCGTGGGCCACGCGGCTCATCGTGTAGAGGTACGGCAGCAGACGCTCGCGCAGTTTCAGGTATTTGCGATGAATCGCCTTGTGCGCTTCGTCGAAACGCCACGGTTGCTTGTCGCGGTATCCCGTTTCCGGATTCACCGCGCCCCATCCCGACATGCTCATGAGAACCGGAAGAAACGCCTTCCACTGCAGATCGCGGCTGTACGTGTCGGGGCTGCCCGCGTAAATCCCATCGACGTCACCGCTCGCGTAATTGAGTGCCGACAACCCGGCACCGGTGATGGCCGGCACGTGAAAGCGCATATCGTTCCAATTGCCATACGTGTCGCCGGTCCACACGACCGCGTTGCGCTGCGTGCCTGCCCACCCGTCCACGGTCCAGACGAAGCGCCGCGCATCGCTGTTCGTTTCGATGCCCGCGACGGCTTGTTCCACGCCCTTGAAGGCGAATTCGTACCCGTCGCCGATCCACGCGACATCCGTCTTGATGGCCCGCGTGCCGACCGTGCCCACCTCCCAGTCGACATTCGCGAGCCCCGTGCTGGTCCAAAGACCCGTGTAAAAGCCCTTTTCGTGGAGCGACGCGACGGTGGGTGCCAAATCTTCGTACCCACAGCCGTATCCGTCGTTGGGCAAGAACCAGCCTGACGGCATATCGCTCTCACGGGCGGCCTTCGAATAGGCCAGAACGTCGGGCGTCTTGAGGTGCCCGGGCCGATTGACCGGGCCTTGCTCCGGATCGGTATTGTACGTACTCCAGCAATCCGCATTGCCCATCTCGAATCCGAACATCGGGGCGAGAAACGGTTTCCCCGTGACGTCGGTATACCGATCGAGAACCTCTTTGAGGCCGCCGCCGGCGAAGTACACGGCGTCGAATCGCTTCTCGCCGTGCTGCGTCGCCACCGTGGAGCCGAAATCGTAGCGACCGGGCGCCCACGTGTTGCGCACGACCCCGTAGCCCGCGGTGCTCATGTAAAAGGGCGCCGGGCTGGCGTTCTCGAATTCCTTCCAGCTGTTGAACACCCGAATGGGCACGACCTGGTCGCGCAACGCCCACGCGCCGAGACGAAGCCCGCCGCCGTAAAATTGCTCGTCGGCCGCGCGAACGAGCCGCTGCTCCGTCCCCTGCTCGTCCCACGTCAGGCCCGATTGCTCCTTCCAGACGAGCGTCTTGTTGTCCTTTTCGTAGAGCGCAAAGGTCAGCGGCTTCTTGTACGCGCGAAGGACGAGCGCGTCCGATTCGATGCGGTAGTAGGCACCGGCATCGGAATACGACGCGGTCACCGCCCCAAAGTCGGTGCGGGTCAGCACCTTGCCCGCGACCGGATCGGAGAACGTGCCCCCGGGCGCGAGCTCCAGGCGAAAGACGTCCGGCTGCAGAAACCGAACGCGCACCTTATGGGCGCCCGCGGTCAGCATGAACGCGCTTCCCTGCCGCGCGATCGCCGTGAGATCCCCCAACGTCGTCGTCAAAGCATCACCATGCGCCAGCGCCGACTCCGCGGCCGGCGGCGATTGACAGGCGAACGAACTCATCACGATAACCACGAACGGTGCCGCATCCCTGGTGCGCATCGGAACCTCCTCGGCCTCAGCTCTTTCGTTTAACGTCGATTACTTTCGTTATCTTTCGTTTAACTACGCCGAGTCCGCTGGGCCTGTCAATTCACGTCCCGTCGAGAATGTTTGAACGGACGGCCATGACGTGGGCACACATGCTGAAAATCGGAGCGAACACCGTGAACCGAGCACAAATGAACCTCACCCTTAAGAGCATCCTTGGTCTCTTCTTGGCCGCAGCCTCCCTCGTCACCATGGCGTGCAACATCCACCTGGATGACAACGATGATACGACCGTCACGTTGTACACGGACGCCAGCTTCCGCGGGACGCGCGAACAGCGCACCGAACGCGATGGAAAGTGTGCGAACGTGCCCGAGAACGTGAACGACCGCGTGTCATCCATCGCGTGCAACGGCGAGATTACGGTCTACGAGCACGAGGACTGCAGGGGCGACTCCCGCCGATTCACCTGCGACGTCCCCAACCTGCACGACTTTGGCTGGGGCGATCGGATCTCGTCGATTCGATTCTGATCAGCGCAGCACGTCGTACTTCGACACCGCGCCCGTCGTTCCGCACGAAGACGTGCGTACGTCGCCACGAGGACGTCGAACGACGCGGTCCGATTCGTCGACGAATGAAAACCAGCGAGGCATGGGGCGAGTGTTATACGAAATAGCTACTCACGCGTCGAACCGATACTCGGTGGCGCGTGCGGACGAACGCGCCGCAAACGACTCACAAAAAGCGTTCAACGACGAATACGAGGCAGTGGGCACGGTGTCGCGAAATTTCAAATGGGTCGTGAGGCAGAAGAGTGTCACCTCCAGAAAACAGAGATGGCGTTCTGCAGGCAGCGCACTGCGCGCCTCGGCCACATTCGCATCGAGCCATGACAGCGTGCTGAGAAGGCTACGTTCCATCTTGAGACGATGGGCATTGTCCACCGGTACACCGGAAACCTTGCCCAAGGTCAGGGAGACGCCCATGGCCATGGCGTGCACCGTGAGCTCCTGCGCATTGGAGAGCAGCGGCGTGTCGAGATCCTCCGGCCACACGATGCGCAATCGCAGGCTCGATTGACGCGCAAGCTCACGGCAAATCGGGAGAGCACCGAACCAGGTTCCATGCGACGTCACGAGCGTGGGCATTTTCAATGCGGGATTGCCGCCATAGTCCGCCGCATCGGCGGACATGAGGTCGTGCACCACACGAAGGTCACAAGCGACCCCCAATTCCGCCGCGAAGATGCGCGCCACACGCGTGAAGTGCGAGCTCGAACGACCGACGATGACGGGCTTGGCAACCATGGCTTAACCTTCGCATAACATGACGCGTGGCGGGGCGAGCGCGCCTACATCGAATGCGCGGGGTCGGTTCCAACTCCTCGCGGGATCGCTGTGGGACTCAGCGACGGAACACGAGCACCGAGAAGGCGCCGGGCGTTCCGCGAATGGCGTAGAGTTCGCACCCGTTGGCGCGCACGCCGACGGGGACCGCATCGGTCACGGGCGAGACGACCGTGGGAGCTCCGGCGCTGCTCGGAAGTGCGTTGGGCCAATATTGCTCCACGATGCCCGCACCACCCGCGGTGACCTTGGCCTGCGTGAAGATGTAACGCCCCGTGATGGAGTTGCCGTAAGCCGGCTGAATGATGGCGAGCCCTTTCCAGCCCGACGAATCGGCACCGAGCAATGCCACCCGCGTCCATGTGTTGCTGGAGCCGGACCAGACGTAGACCTCTGCACCGTTTCGCAGGGCTTGCGACTCGTCGTTTCGCCCATCGCTGGCGGAAAGCACCGTCCCCGGACCGAGCGCGGGCAAGTTGTTCGTGCGATTTTCCACATTCGGGCCGTCCGAACCGCTCACCATGTAATAGGGGAGGCTCGATGCGGTGCTGGCCCCTTCCATGAGGCGCCACGGAAAGAGCCACGTTGCGCCCTCCGGCCCCACGATGCCGATGGTCTTCGCCTGCGGCTTGTACAGCGTCTCCTTCGGGGAGCCGTAGTTCGGCAAACTCATGTCGCCGGCGACGAGCCGCGAGATCGGATGCGCGAGCGCCAGTGCCGGGCTCGCGTTGGTCACGAACACGAGACCTGGCTCGTATGCCCCTGCGGCAAAGCCCGCGAGCACGTAGTTCGAGGGCATGGGAATCGTCAGTGCGAGCGAAAACGCCCGCCCATGGCAGAAAACGCCTGAATCGGCGGGCCCGGCATCCGAGCTCGATCCCGCATCGACGTTCGCCCCCGCATCGGTGCTTCCAGGTCCCGCATCGGTGCTTCCGGGATCGGGCCCGCATGACGGCCCAGAGTCCACCCCGGCGTCGCCCGCGTCGCCAACGGCGCCGTTGGGAATTTGCACGTCGCCCTCATCGACCCTGGGGTCCACTTCGTGGGTCGCCGAGCAGCCAATCACGCCAAGGGCGATCATCCCAGCAGCACGAACACGCCATGTACGTTTCATCGTCACCTCGTTTCGGAGGTGTCTTGTGGCGTCGAGGCAGCTTCCGTCATGGACGAGAGAAAAACAGGCCCTTCGGCACCGAACGCCTCTTGGTATCGTCCATCCACCGAACCATGCCGTACCGGGATCCTTACACGCCACTTCCGACGTGCTCCGCGTGCTCCGCCAAGGTGCCGTCCAGCGAGATCCTCTTTTCGGACGATGGCTCACTCGTGTGCCGCCGATGCCGCGGCATCGAAGACGCTCGAAAACAGATCCTCCGAGCGTACGATCCGGGCGACGAAACGTCTCGGCGGGAGGTCCTCGAGCGCGAATACGCCGAGCTCGAAAAAGCCACGGCTCCGCCGCCGCCGCTGGTTCGGGGCTTGGTCCCGTGCGCCAAGTGCCAACGCAGCGTGCATCGGTCCGAACTTGCGCGGAACGACCGCAACGAGCCCGTGTGCCGGCAATGCCGCTGGAAGACAAAAAAAGAAAGGCCCGAGTCGTAATCGACTCGAGCCCTCATAAGAAAATCCCGGCGGCGTCCTACTCTCCCACACGGCTTCCCGTGCAGTACCATCGGCTCCGAAGAGCTTAACTTCCGAGTTCGGGATGGGATCGGGTGTGGCCTCTTCGAGATCACCACCGGAAACTGTGGGTGTCCACGTTTCCGAGCGTGTCTGTTGCTCAGTGAAAAGATCGTCTTTTCGAAACGGGTGCTAGCAAAACGAGCTTCGCAAACCCAATCCTGGGTGCGAACTCAAGTGTTTGCCTTAGAGACATGGTCAAGCCGCACGACCTATTAGTACTGGTCGACTCCGTCATTTACATGACTTCCATCCCCAGCCTATCAACCTTGTAGTCTACAAGGGGTCTTTAGAGGCTTGCGCCTGGGATACCTTGTCTTGAGGCCGGCTTCCCGCTTAGATGCTTTCAGCGGTTATCCGTTCCGCACATAGCTACCCAGCTGTGCCACTGGCGTGACAACTGGCTCACTAGAGGTGCGTCCAACCAGGTCCTCTCGTACTATGGTCAGCTCCTCTCAAGTATCCTTCGCCCACGGCAGATAGGGACCAAACTGTCTCACGACGTTTTAAACCCAGCTCGCGTACCGCTTTAATCGGCGAACAGCCGAACCCTTGGGACCTGCTCCAGCCCCAGGATGCGATGGGCCGACATCGAGGTGCCAAACCACTCCGCCGATGTGAACTCTCAGGAGTGATCAGCCTGTTATCCCCAGAGTACCTTTTATCCGATAAGCGATGGCCCTTCCATTCGGGACCACCGGATCACTAACGCCTGCTTTCGCACCTGCTCGACCTGTCGGTCTCGCAGTTAAGCTCCCTTGTGCGTTTGCACTCTACGCCTGGTTTCCAATCAGGCTGAGGGAACCTTCGCACGCCTCCGTTACGATTTAGGAGGCGACCGCC encodes:
- a CDS encoding DUF5110 domain-containing protein, giving the protein MRTRDAAPFVVIVMSSFACQSPPAAESALAHGDALTTTLGDLTAIARQGSAFMLTAGAHKVRVRFLQPDVFRLELAPGGTFSDPVAGKVLTRTDFGAVTASYSDAGAYYRIESDALVLRAYKKPLTFALYEKDNKTLVWKEQSGLTWDEQGTEQRLVRAADEQFYGGGLRLGAWALRDQVVPIRVFNSWKEFENASPAPFYMSTAGYGVVRNTWAPGRYDFGSTVATQHGEKRFDAVYFAGGGLKEVLDRYTDVTGKPFLAPMFGFEMGNADCWSTYNTDPEQGPVNRPGHLKTPDVLAYSKAARESDMPSGWFLPNDGYGCGYEDLAPTVASLHEKGFYTGLWTSTGLANVDWEVGTVGTRAIKTDVAWIGDGYEFAFKGVEQAVAGIETNSDARRFVWTVDGWAGTQRNAVVWTGDTYGNWNDMRFHVPAITGAGLSALNYASGDVDGIYAGSPDTYSRDLQWKAFLPVLMSMSGWGAVNPETGYRDKQPWRFDEAHKAIHRKYLKLRERLLPYLYTMSRVAHETGVPSTRALVLEYPKDAKVRDNTTSQEFMAGDAFLVAPVTENATTRSGIYLPADTWVDYWTGAVRKGPVTVDNYPAPLDTLPLFVRAGSIVPMWPQKLHFREVSTGPFAFDIYPPAPGQRSSFTLYEDDGLTRQYIDGKFAKQRIAVDVSSNGGLVVSLGASQGDYTGKPESRHYELTLHTASPATRIDMAGTPLPRHRTKAAYDAAPDGWYFDPADRGGLLSIKTPDLRLDTASTVSISRR
- a CDS encoding beta/gamma crystallin-related protein; translated protein: MNLTLKSILGLFLAAASLVTMACNIHLDDNDDTTVTLYTDASFRGTREQRTERDGKCANVPENVNDRVSSIACNGEITVYEHEDCRGDSRRFTCDVPNLHDFGWGDRISSIRF
- a CDS encoding glutathione S-transferase domain-containing protein, translated to MVAKPVIVGRSSSHFTRVARIFAAELGVACDLRVVHDLMSADAADYGGNPALKMPTLVTSHGTWFGALPICRELARQSSLRLRIVWPEDLDTPLLSNAQELTVHAMAMGVSLTLGKVSGVPVDNAHRLKMERSLLSTLSWLDANVAEARSALPAERHLCFLEVTLFCLTTHLKFRDTVPTASYSSLNAFCESFAARSSARATEYRFDA